From a single Bacillus gobiensis genomic region:
- a CDS encoding GNAT family N-acetyltransferase: MDIKIHSDFSNVNLDEMRGIYRSVGWTKHTNETIKQVFEASNVITLVTTNGRMIGFGRAISDGVFNAAIYDVIVHPDFQKQGVAKKIMEFLLDKLSNVSCVHLISTIGNEEFYQKLGLKKVKTGMARYLNSELANEYLE, encoded by the coding sequence TTGGATATAAAAATACACAGTGATTTTTCGAATGTGAATCTTGATGAAATGAGGGGAATATATCGTTCTGTCGGTTGGACAAAGCATACAAATGAAACAATTAAACAAGTTTTTGAAGCAAGTAATGTCATCACTTTGGTGACAACAAATGGCCGAATGATTGGGTTTGGAAGAGCGATATCAGACGGGGTTTTTAATGCAGCAATCTATGACGTTATCGTCCATCCAGATTTTCAAAAACAAGGGGTAGCTAAAAAAATAATGGAGTTTTTACTTGATAAACTAAGTAATGTTTCCTGTGTTCATTTAATCTCGACTATTGGAAATGAAGAGTTTTATCAGAAGCTAGGCTTAAAAAAGGTGAAAACAGGAATGGCAAGGTATTTAAATTCTGAGCTGGCTAATGAGTATTTAGAGTAG
- a CDS encoding MFS transporter has protein sequence MKGKPHYAWIIVCITFFTLLAVQGIRLSFGAFIEPWEKEFSMDRGSISLISMVSFVVYGISQPVIGRLVDQLGSRLILSFSTLLVGISIFLTYFVTSSWQLFLLYGIVVSIGVGGVSNVTATVVVTNWFNEKRGIAFGIMEAGFGAGQMLLVPGSLMLINWLDWKLTVVILGLFLMVTVFPIVLLFLRNHPEERGLQPIGGSNKEKNRVKFSTEEKVPYWHLFRMREFWFLILPFLVCGFTTTGLMDTHLIPFSHDHGFSTGVTSAAISLLAAFNIAGILVSGVVADRWSSRKMLYLLYAIRAVSLLVLIYSHESFLLLIFAVLFGLVDFATVAPTQMLATKYFKQYSVGLILGWLFLSHQIGSALGAYLPGLLYNETGNYTLSFYISIFLLTGASICNVLLPETSKSKNEEGIEVAALDMQTYDNKG, from the coding sequence ATGAAGGGGAAACCGCATTATGCGTGGATTATCGTTTGTATTACATTTTTTACTCTATTAGCAGTACAGGGAATTCGGCTTTCATTCGGAGCTTTTATTGAACCGTGGGAGAAAGAATTTTCCATGGATAGAGGATCTATTTCATTGATTTCTATGGTAAGCTTTGTCGTTTATGGCATTTCGCAACCCGTGATAGGCAGACTTGTTGATCAGTTGGGATCTCGGCTGATTTTATCTTTTAGTACCTTGCTGGTTGGCATTAGTATTTTCTTAACGTATTTTGTAACTTCATCGTGGCAGTTATTTTTACTTTATGGAATAGTTGTTTCTATTGGGGTAGGAGGGGTATCGAATGTCACGGCTACGGTTGTAGTGACAAATTGGTTTAACGAAAAACGCGGTATTGCTTTTGGGATTATGGAAGCTGGCTTTGGAGCTGGCCAAATGCTGCTTGTTCCCGGTTCGCTTATGTTAATCAATTGGTTAGATTGGAAGCTGACTGTAGTAATATTAGGTCTGTTCTTAATGGTAACTGTATTTCCAATTGTGCTCTTGTTCCTGCGGAATCACCCGGAAGAAAGAGGGTTGCAGCCGATTGGCGGCAGCAATAAGGAAAAGAACAGAGTAAAATTTTCTACTGAAGAGAAGGTGCCATATTGGCATTTATTTCGTATGAGAGAATTTTGGTTTCTTATCTTGCCATTCTTGGTATGCGGGTTTACGACTACCGGATTAATGGATACTCATCTGATTCCTTTTTCTCACGATCATGGGTTCTCCACAGGCGTAACAAGCGCCGCTATCAGTTTATTAGCTGCATTTAATATAGCGGGAATACTAGTTTCTGGTGTTGTTGCAGACCGATGGAGCAGCAGAAAAATGCTGTATTTGTTATATGCCATACGAGCAGTATCACTGTTAGTTCTTATATACAGTCATGAGTCGTTTTTATTGCTTATTTTTGCAGTGCTATTCGGATTAGTTGATTTTGCAACTGTAGCACCAACTCAAATGTTAGCTACCAAGTATTTCAAGCAGTATTCTGTCGGATTAATTCTCGGATGGTTATTTCTCAGCCATCAAATAGGGTCTGCACTCGGTGCGTATTTACCGGGGCTGCTATATAATGAGACGGGTAATTATACGTTGTCCTTTTACATATCCATTTTTTTATTAACCGGAGCCAGTATTTGCAACGTCTTGCTTCCGGAAACGAGTAAATCGAAAAATGAAGAGGGAATTGAAGTAGCGGCGCTGGATATGCAGACCTATGATAATAAAGGGTGA
- a CDS encoding bifunctional helix-turn-helix transcriptional regulator/GNAT family N-acetyltransferase, with amino-acid sequence MPLGENFIGLKFRKFNRFYTNVLGFLNEHIYDSPFSLTETRILFEIYNTRDCTAKVLQDNLGLDRGYVSRIIKHFEKENLIYKQKSEKDARNHYLHVTSFGRTIYKKLEEKANQQVEYILNDLDNESQEKLVIAMDTVESILSQSVQTNESTVSIRDYHISDDIKVMIEKQRTFYAETYGWDQSFLEYLHETFDGVIEKIWIAESGGRFAGCVGLVKQNEKTVQLRWFLVDEAFRGKGIGTQLLQKLVTYCKEKEFERVFLWTVSSMSTARPLYKKIGFEITEVKEEQLLWGKHLVEERWDLEL; translated from the coding sequence ATGCCACTTGGTGAAAATTTTATTGGATTAAAATTCAGAAAGTTCAATCGTTTTTATACAAATGTGCTAGGGTTTCTTAATGAGCACATTTATGACAGCCCTTTTTCCTTAACTGAAACACGTATTTTGTTTGAAATTTATAATACAAGAGATTGTACAGCAAAGGTGCTGCAGGATAATTTAGGACTTGATCGTGGTTACGTTAGCAGAATCATAAAACATTTTGAAAAAGAAAATTTAATTTATAAACAAAAAAGTGAGAAAGACGCACGAAACCATTATCTACATGTCACTTCATTTGGTCGAACCATTTATAAAAAATTAGAAGAGAAAGCGAATCAGCAGGTCGAGTATATTTTGAATGATTTAGATAACGAAAGCCAAGAAAAGCTGGTAATCGCTATGGACACCGTTGAATCGATTTTGTCTCAATCCGTTCAAACTAATGAATCTACGGTTTCTATCAGGGATTATCATATCTCTGATGATATTAAGGTCATGATTGAGAAGCAGAGGACGTTTTATGCAGAGACATACGGCTGGGATCAATCGTTTTTAGAGTATTTGCATGAGACGTTTGATGGGGTAATCGAGAAAATTTGGATAGCAGAAAGCGGAGGAAGATTTGCCGGTTGTGTAGGTTTGGTAAAACAAAATGAAAAAACTGTGCAGCTTAGATGGTTCCTTGTAGATGAAGCTTTTCGTGGTAAAGGTATTGGTACTCAGCTCCTTCAAAAGCTAGTTACTTATTGTAAAGAAAAGGAATTTGAACGCGTATTCCTTTGGACAGTCAGCAGTATGAGTACGGCTCGTCCGCTATACAAGAAAATCGGTTTCGAAATTACCGAAGTCAAGGAAGAGCAATTGTTATGGGGAAAACATCTTGTAGAAGAGCGATGGGATCTAGAATTATAA